In Sulfuriferula nivalis, one DNA window encodes the following:
- a CDS encoding metal-sensing transcriptional repressor, with the protein MLEEGRSCLEITQQLQAVEKAIGNAKKTLVHDHIDHCLGSAAHEESGNVDDAIDELREITKYL; encoded by the coding sequence ATGCTGGAAGAAGGGCGAAGCTGCCTTGAAATCACGCAGCAGCTTCAAGCGGTTGAAAAGGCTATTGGCAACGCCAAGAAAACTTTGGTACACGATCATATCGATCACTGTCTTGGCAGTGCTGCTCACGAAGAATCCGGTAACGTGGATGATGCGATCGACGAACTCAGAGAAATCACCAAGTATTTGTAG
- a CDS encoding nucleotidyltransferase family protein, with the protein MRPSLVLDLKRSAIREAVSRFRAVNPRIFGSVLHGTDLDGSDLDLLVDALPGATLFGLGGLQDELESLLGVHVDLLTPSDLPLKFRAKVLAEAQPV; encoded by the coding sequence ATGCGACCATCGCTCGTGCTTGATCTCAAGCGAAGTGCCATCCGTGAAGCAGTTAGCCGCTTCCGCGCAGTGAACCCGCGTATTTTCGGATCGGTGCTGCATGGCACCGATCTAGACGGCAGCGACCTGGATTTGTTAGTTGATGCATTGCCTGGTGCAACGCTGTTCGGCTTGGGTGGGCTGCAAGACGAGCTGGAATCGCTGCTTGGTGTTCATGTTGATTTGCTGACACCTAGCGACTTGCCGCTGAAGTTTCGAGCCAAGGTTCTTGCTGAGGCGCAGCCGGTATGA
- a CDS encoding HepT-like ribonuclease domain-containing protein has translation MNENRLTDYLDHMQRAAIMSLIIIGDEGDGQLAEFTQKHAQVPWRNMRGMHNRIAHGYFDINLDVVWDTVQTALPALLKQLQTIRCDANDQGSSC, from the coding sequence ATGAACGAGAACAGACTCACTGATTATCTCGACCACATGCAACGGGCCGCCATTATGAGCTTAATCATCATCGGTGACGAAGGTGATGGACAGCTTGCCGAGTTTACACAGAAACACGCGCAAGTGCCGTGGCGTAATATGCGTGGCATGCATAACCGTATCGCTCATGGCTATTTCGACATCAACCTTGATGTGGTGTGGGATACCGTGCAAACAGCGCTACCAGCGTTGTTGAAACAACTGCAAACCATACGTTGTGATGCTAATGACCAAGGTTCGTCATGTTAA
- a CDS encoding recombinase family protein, whose product MLIGYARVSTQDQNLDLQVDALTKAGCKKLFDDKISGNSKERPGLTKALEMLREGDALVVWKLDRLGRSVKNLVDLVSELHKQGIQFKSLTDAIDTGTPSGRFFFHVMASLAEMERELTVERTRAGLEVARKLGRIGGRKRQMTDSKIESAKKLLASGVPPRDVAKNLGVSVPTLYRWVPASAYA is encoded by the coding sequence ATGTTAATCGGCTATGCACGCGTCTCAACGCAGGATCAAAATCTTGACCTTCAGGTTGATGCCTTAACAAAGGCCGGCTGTAAAAAACTATTTGACGACAAAATCAGCGGCAATAGCAAAGAGAGGCCTGGGCTCACAAAAGCACTAGAAATGTTGCGTGAAGGTGATGCTTTAGTGGTCTGGAAGCTGGATCGTTTGGGTCGTAGCGTGAAAAACCTAGTCGATTTGGTCAGCGAACTGCACAAGCAAGGCATCCAGTTTAAAAGCCTGACTGACGCTATTGATACGGGTACCCCGTCAGGCCGTTTCTTTTTTCATGTTATGGCCAGTCTGGCTGAGATGGAAAGAGAGTTAACAGTTGAGCGTACTCGCGCAGGACTGGAAGTCGCTCGTAAACTTGGCCGTATTGGTGGCCGTAAGCGGCAGATGACAGACAGCAAGATCGAATCCGCCAAGAAACTGCTCGCCAGCGGTGTTCCACCACGGGATGTGGCTAAGAACCTCGGCGTGTCGGTTCCGACGCTGTACCGTTGGGTTCCCGCTTCTGCATACGCTTAG
- a CDS encoding AbrB/MazE/SpoVT family DNA-binding domain-containing protein: MHTTTLRKVGGSIMLAVPAGFLERLHLQAGATVSLVVEQGSLVVNPGMRPRYTLAELLAACDVAKPVSTEEREWLDAPLVGDELM; this comes from the coding sequence ATGCATACAACAACACTGCGTAAAGTTGGTGGGTCGATTATGTTGGCGGTTCCAGCAGGTTTTCTTGAGCGGCTGCATCTGCAGGCTGGGGCAACTGTTAGTTTAGTTGTTGAACAGGGCAGTTTGGTGGTCAATCCTGGTATGCGGCCACGCTATACGCTTGCGGAGCTGCTGGCGGCTTGTGACGTTGCTAAACCAGTGTCAACCGAAGAGCGAGAATGGCTTGATGCGCCTTTGGTCGGTGATGAGCTGATGTGA
- a CDS encoding topoisomerase DNA-binding C4 zinc finger domain-containing protein produces MSNDKKSKIVHLNVNSATAAYAKRHGAEFKKERGLFFVGDDVPVELEEFIVSEPRIRSHNAVVKCPKCGSQMKLTPTRSGGVFWSCLMFPKCQGARSAEDDDVDSEVKHISDFDVLKTTPQKLNKLDSAKPNNSNDDKMIAAKIAEVASKKLGSVTAVNKWFNTPKLALSGRRSSDLDLTDMAEKKRILQMLLAL; encoded by the coding sequence GTGAGTAATGATAAAAAATCGAAAATAGTTCATTTAAATGTGAATTCTGCGACTGCAGCTTATGCTAAACGGCATGGGGCAGAATTCAAAAAGGAGCGTGGATTGTTTTTTGTTGGTGACGATGTTCCAGTAGAACTGGAAGAATTTATAGTTAGTGAGCCCCGCATTAGAAGCCATAATGCGGTTGTTAAGTGCCCAAAATGCGGCTCGCAGATGAAGTTGACACCAACAAGGAGTGGTGGTGTTTTTTGGAGCTGTCTAATGTTTCCAAAATGTCAGGGGGCACGAAGTGCAGAGGATGATGATGTTGATAGTGAAGTAAAACATATTTCTGATTTCGATGTATTAAAAACCACACCTCAAAAACTTAATAAACTGGATTCTGCGAAACCCAATAATTCTAATGATGACAAAATGATCGCTGCAAAAATTGCAGAGGTTGCATCAAAAAAATTAGGTAGTGTAACAGCGGTTAATAAATGGTTTAACACTCCAAAGTTAGCTTTGAGCGGTAGGAGGTCATCAGATCTTGATCTGACTGATATGGCTGAGAAAAAACGCATATTACAAATGTTGCTTGCATTGTAG
- the parA gene encoding ParA family partition ATPase translates to MKVIAVLNQKGGSGKTTIATHLARAFQFDGSSVVLIDSDPQGSARDWSAARDEQPLSVIGIDRPTIERDLKSLAKTDYAVIDGAPQAADLAVSAIKAANFVLIPVQPSPYDIWAAADLVELVKQRIEVTDGKLQAAFVVSRAIHGTKLGQEVGDALNGYGLPVLNTRIAQRVIYPGTAATGGTAFDSEPDGDAARDFILLKNEIEQLLK, encoded by the coding sequence ATGAAAGTAATTGCTGTTTTGAATCAAAAAGGCGGAAGCGGGAAAACCACCATAGCAACTCATCTTGCGCGTGCTTTCCAGTTTGATGGATCTAGTGTTGTTTTAATCGACAGTGACCCACAAGGTAGTGCACGAGATTGGTCTGCGGCACGTGATGAACAACCGTTATCAGTTATTGGTATTGATCGGCCGACAATTGAAAGAGATCTTAAAAGTCTAGCAAAAACTGACTATGCTGTAATTGATGGTGCCCCTCAAGCAGCGGATCTTGCCGTCTCAGCAATTAAGGCGGCGAATTTCGTTCTTATTCCTGTTCAGCCATCACCTTATGATATTTGGGCCGCGGCAGATTTAGTTGAGCTAGTTAAACAACGCATTGAAGTTACTGATGGAAAACTTCAAGCCGCATTTGTCGTGTCGCGAGCGATTCACGGCACTAAGCTAGGACAAGAAGTAGGGGATGCCTTGAATGGATATGGCTTGCCAGTGTTAAACACGCGAATAGCTCAACGGGTAATATATCCAGGTACTGCGGCTACGGGTGGAACTGCATTTGATAGTGAGCCAGATGGTGATGCGGCAAGAGATTTCATATTACTCAAAAACGAAATTGAGCAATTACTTAAATGA
- a CDS encoding plasmid partition protein ParG, protein MVKTTGLSAGRPSASKAKFSMADEVELSRINAQVTSDEHQKLKMYCVKHKTSITDLVRKMIAALPE, encoded by the coding sequence ATGGTAAAAACAACTGGATTATCTGCTGGGCGACCAAGTGCGAGCAAGGCTAAATTTTCTATGGCTGACGAGGTAGAGTTATCGCGTATTAATGCGCAAGTGACTAGTGACGAACATCAAAAACTAAAAATGTATTGTGTTAAACATAAAACATCAATTACTGATTTGGTTAGGAAGATGATAGCGGCGCTTCCTGAGTAA
- a CDS encoding type II toxin-antitoxin system RelE/ParE family toxin, with protein MILVWLPSADVTRYLQLDYIANDNPLAAIEQDIEIENQVDLLLEQPNMGRPGRVVTTRELVIGRTSFIVAYRIKNQRIEILRVLHGSQQWPKNMKAMLEVPKIDLQ; from the coding sequence TTGATTCTAGTCTGGTTGCCATCTGCTGACGTGACACGTTATTTACAACTAGATTACATCGCAAATGACAACCCGCTCGCGGCGATTGAACAAGATATAGAAATCGAAAATCAAGTTGATTTGCTGTTAGAGCAACCAAATATGGGACGACCTGGGAGGGTTGTGACGACCCGAGAGCTTGTCATTGGTCGAACTTCTTTTATTGTTGCATACCGTATTAAAAACCAGCGCATTGAAATTTTACGAGTTTTGCATGGTTCACAACAATGGCCGAAAAATATGAAAGCAATGCTGGAAGTTCCTAAAATCGACTTACAGTAA
- a CDS encoding replication/maintenance protein RepL: MTVEQKNLKARYEVNPLVQPKEIIMKERTVKVGSSRDLIDPDSGEIHAVNAIYQRKIVDSERFAKIYLDGLAKTFGLTKTAQRVFQSILQLCEKDSDSIWLNFMLISKVDNEIPESTFYRGLRELLKHEFVAHSDIPNKFWINPHLFFNGDRVRFITEYVKGTAIKDDAERTKIEEKGQKRLID, from the coding sequence ATGACAGTAGAGCAAAAAAATCTAAAAGCTAGGTACGAAGTAAACCCTTTAGTTCAGCCCAAAGAAATTATCATGAAAGAGCGTACTGTCAAAGTTGGTAGTTCACGCGATTTAATTGATCCAGATAGCGGTGAAATTCATGCGGTTAATGCAATTTATCAAAGAAAAATAGTTGATAGCGAGCGATTTGCAAAAATATATTTAGACGGCCTAGCGAAAACATTTGGCCTTACAAAAACTGCTCAACGTGTTTTTCAGTCAATTTTACAACTATGCGAAAAGGACTCAGATTCAATTTGGTTAAATTTCATGTTAATCAGCAAAGTTGATAATGAAATTCCAGAAAGCACATTTTATCGCGGATTAAGAGAGCTTTTAAAGCATGAATTTGTAGCGCATAGCGATATTCCAAATAAGTTCTGGATTAACCCGCATTTATTCTTTAATGGCGATAGGGTGCGATTTATAACTGAGTATGTCAAAGGCACAGCAATTAAAGATGATGCGGAACGTACAAAAATTGAGGAGAAAGGTCAAAAACGGTTAATTGATTAA